CCATGTCCTGGCGGTGATCTGTTTGGGACCCACTACAGTTTAaactttaataaaactttatttgtaaagCGTTTTCATGCACTTCTTGTTTCTCATTTCAAGTTTGAAAAGCTGGTacagggacttctgggtggctcagtggttgagtgtctgcctttggctcaggtcgtgatcccagggtcctgggattgagtcctgcatcgggctccctgcagggagcctgcttctgcctctgtctctgcctctctttgtgtctctcatgaataaataaaatctatttttttaaaaaatgaaaagctgcaTACCATCTCTTGCCATTACAGTCACTATTCTCCAGATGCCTGCTTCATGAATATAGAATATACACATAACAttaatgagcaaaaataaaaacctgactTACGACATTAACATGGGAAAGCTTGCAGAATTGTTCCTATAAAATGGTCCCGAATCCCGATTTAATTCCATCTAAACTGCAGGGAAAGTGTGGTATTTATATGTCtgctttaaaaagttatgttGGCAACAAAAGCCTAAAAGTACTCAAAATTAAGATATTACACCATAAAAAAGTACCAAAATGGAATACTTAGTTtcgaaattttttttttttattgtcaatgCAGGGAAGACTCCAGTAATTGATAAGCATGGGAAGAAAAGGACTTCAGCAGTATTTGAAGATGTGGGGTGATgtgctcaaaattatttttgcctcTTACATAACCTACTTTAAGAAAAGTCTAGTTTGGTTGTGCAGTGAGTATTGTATGTAAATACATTGTACATACGGTATTTAAATCCTTAATGAGAAGTTTTTTCATGTAATTTCACAGGGGTGAAGTACAAAATATGCTGGAAAGATTTGGAGGTATGTTTTAGGAGATACTTGTCTTTTAAACGGTATACCACCTAACTTATATAACAGGAAATGTTAATCAGTGGACTACCAAGACTATTACCACATAGATTTCCTTACTTAACCTTCTCCAGTTGTCCATAGGAAGAGTAAAAATGGTATTAACGGTGTTGAGGTAAgaatggtgattttattttatacatgtgTGAATTTAATGGACTTtggaattttagaataaaaatggaaggGGAAAAGATCTACCCCTCTTTGTATGAACTTTCACAAACTCACAGACCAAGTGTTACAAACACACATATCTgtatgttatgttttcattttctcaatttaGTTATTTTCTATGACATTCCTGTGTTCTTAGTAGGGGCAATATAAATTGAGCCCTTTAAAATccctttttattgttattttttactttattacatTATGTAGTTGAGAAAGGTAACCCTGCTTGCTAGTAAGAGATCTATAATCAGATAAGTTCATAAACTTTAAAtggtatattaaatataagttaCCTTAACTCTGTTAGGggataggtttttgtttttgtttttttgtttttttgttttttaagattttatttattagagcacaagccaggaaggggcagaggaagtgggagaagcaaactccccattgagcaggcagcccaacacaatgtggggctagatcccaggacctggaggttGTGAACAGAGCTGAagccaacacttaaccaactaagccacccaggtgccccaggggtaGCGGTCTTAAAAAGAGAGTCAATATTTGTTTGGCTCTTCTATATGGATTATTCAGTCAAGTGTTTCTTGAAACCTTTGCTCTATTTGGTGgtggaaaaatgtttgttttgtaatcttttaaatttatcataGGTGGATAttggaaatatgaaatatttgtataatacAGATCCATCATGATTAACTGAAAAATAACTATTGGCGGTAGAGCCATAGTTTAGCAAAGCATTTTTTGaggtattaaaaattttataaaatacagtgCTTAAAAATGTCCTATAAAAAGCTCCAGAAAGCACTCTTATTCATTGAAACTAATGTGTAACGCTGTGTtgattatacttcaataagaaataaatgttcttttaataaGTCCACGGGAAAAAAGTTCcacaaaagtatttaaaagatttcatgaatgaatttatcaatatatttaagatttttctatgcttggttttttatctttttttagtaaaaattatatttaaaagtatcacggactttttaaaactaaatttcctatttaactgtttttattctttttggattctttttaaaaataattttgcgtTTCATATGATGAGTTCTAGAAATAACTCATCTAAATGAGTTTCAGTTGGAGAGTATTttacaaatttagaaaaatttagcCTTTATTAGTTTTTTCTCATGAAAAAGTTAAAGGTCTGTCTTTGAGACCCCCCCTCTTTTTTCATGTTTAGCATTTTTCAGtcctctctaaattaaaaaattaacccTAGTTAGGAAAATCAAAATTGAGATACTGATAGCCGGAaatttccttaggaaaaaaaaaaacataatcttgCTTTTTAATATTGTACCTACtgtaagatttaattttaacCGTCTTTCCAAAACTGTTGAAGCAATTATATCTCTATTTAATTTGAATATGtgggaataaaataattttcaacattaaggtttaatggatatttatttttaataaagctgaCATTAACAAGGCCCTTcttgcaaagagaaaaagactagAACTGTATACTAAGGCTTCTCTCAAAACCAGCAACCAGAAAATTGAACATGTTTGGAAAACTCAGCAAGAGCAAAGGTAAGGTTGTTGGTTTTTTCACAGCCACAAAATTTGTATCATTTCTTGGtacaaattatgaaaaatactatcatttatttattggagtctctagtaaaatacatatttggcttgatttttctttaagcCTGTTAGTCCTAAAACCTTACTCCTTCACAGACTTGAGATATATTTCTTAGAAATCAATGCGGattataattttctccatttaaatAACAACTGGTGTTTTTACTCTAAAGGTTATTTTCATTCTAGAAATACattgaataaaaagtaaatgtcatATAAATTTATTAGCTTTGTGATAGTTACCTGTTTTTAACATTGTAGAAAAAGATCAGTTTTATTGTAAATAATCTGGATATTTTAGCTGAATTGacttaattgttcttttttacaAAATCATTATACCAAAATGGGGAAAAACCAAGTGGTATATTTCTATTTAGACATCTTACATGATAAACACAATAATTTGACTTAATCTACTTATATTGGAACCTATATTCAGTTGGAGAAAAAAACTGCTTGGAAATGAAATGgacttttctgaaaaatgtatatataataaaacttccATAGTTTCTGAGAACTAAAGCATGTGAGAGGGCTTTTCTGTTGTTAGCTGGCTAGGAAAATCAGCATAAatcataattttactttttgatttcATGTTTACAATTCAAGATGCCATTATTTCCTCTTTTAGTATTTATAAAGTATGTAATCAATTTTGTTTGgaatattttgatataaaatatgaaaatattcattgttATGTTTTataggcagaagcttaaccaagaATATTCTCAGCAGTTTGTGACTTTGTTTCAGCAGTGGGAAATGGATATGCAGAAAATTGAGGAACAAGAAGAAAAACTAGCTGTTAGTATCATGCTTAATTTTATAATCTATTATAACCAAGCATCAAGTGGGAATGGAGACCTTAGCCATGTAGTAGATCTAGGACACTCGGCTGGGTTCCATTTCCCATACTGGCTATGTGTTTCAGTCCTGCTGAATGGGAAACCAGAGAACTCAGGCACATTTGTGAAAGCTGTTGGCCTTTGCTTCCTATATTGGTTGTGATTCTTGCAGTTCTAAGTGACAAATTATCAAAGTACAAAAGAAGGATTATTGGTTTATGTAAAAGAAGTTCAGGTATAGTTTAGTTAGCTTCAGACCTAGCTGGATGGATGTAAGGAAGGACTGCATATTATATAGTGTCATTTGGGCTCTGTCTGCGATTCTTAATAGGCTCTTTCAATGTGGTAAGCAAGATAGCTTCTTAAAATTTAGACTTACTGCAAGTTTAGTAAACAGTggactgttgtttgttttttttgttttttgggttttgttttgttttgttttgttttttgtttgtttgtttgttttcaatagCTAGCAGAAAGAAAAGTCCTCTGGAGGAATATCACTGATAAAGTTTGGATCATTTGCCCATTCCTGAACCAGTCATACGGTCAAAACATGGTTTACTCTTAATGGCCAGACTTGTGTTACATGCCCATCTCTGTGGGAGATGGAAGTGTGCTATACCCATATGTTATATAACTACAGTAACTACCCTGttattattttactctttcatttataaaattatcacGTATTTCTTATTTAAGAGTTAAAGTACTattcatattaaataattttagggGTTGGTTGATCAGCTCAGTTTTGGAAATGTTAATATGAAATATCCAAGGGGATGTGTTGAGTAGGCCCATTGGTATAGGAGTCTggagttctggaaaaaaaataagagctgaaTGTGCAAAGTTGGGAATTCTCAACATAAAGACAGTAGTTAAGCCATAAGATGGATGAGACCACCAAGGAAGTGATTGTAAATGTAAAAGAGAGGCCTAAGGACTGATTTCTGGAATAAGTACTTCAGTGTTAAGAGTTCAGAGATATGAGGGAGAACCATAGGGTGGATTTGGCAATGTAAAGGTTGTTGATGTTCTTGATCAGAACGATTTTGGTAGAAAATGAGTGCAGAAACTTGATTAGGAGGAGTataaaagaataggaaatagaGAAATAGGGTGGTAGCTTGAGCAGAAAAGGAATAATGTGTGGTTTTTGtttaagaatgaagaaagagcaaCATATGTTTGCTGAGAAGAATAATCTTGAGGGAAAAATAAGTAATGGAAAAGGGGGACAGTTGAATTCTTAAGAATGGTTGGAACATGTGAAGAAGTTGGGGGTAGCAGAGAACAAGGACAGTTCATccttaaaaacaggaaagaaggtAAAGTATGTGAGCACAGATATAGGTGGGTAGATAGAAATGATGGAGACTCAAAGTTCTCTTTGGATTGGGTTTCTTTAGTGAAATAATTAGGTTATTGGATGGTAGAAAACATGTTGCCTTTTGAGGTCAAATAaaaaactaggggtggtggaaggggaggagggcgggtgttggaggggaatgggtgacgggcactgaggtggacacatgacgggatgagcactgggtgtttttctgtatgttggtaaattgaacaccaataaaaattaatttaaaaaacaaaacaaaacaaaaaactttcctGAGTGGATCAGTGAATGGACTAGGGAAATATAATTTCTAAGCAGCATTAAGGATAGAATTTAGGCCAGTGATCATGATTTCAAGTGAGACATGTTAGCATAATTGTGGGATTTTCGCTAGTCAGGACCAGCTATAGGGATGCAGGCAGAATTACTGGAGAGTTGAATTTTCCAGGATTGGAGTTTAGCCAGACAAGTGTGACAGCATGAGAATTGGGCAGGATATATGAAAGGATGAGTCACCATAGAATTTAAGCTGAATAGGAGGAAAATGAGGACATGGGAATAGGGATAGGGGATGTGAAAATGAGTAAGATGAGTGGATTTTAGGTAtgatagagattacttaattatGGTACCAAGAGGTAGCTAGCATGGTAGGCAGGTAGTGGTTGTGAATAGTGAGTTATATGGAGAAATAGCATGAATAATGAATGGTTAGACCTGAATTCTGGAAATACACTCTTTGGAATCACATCCTGGTATCACCAAATGCTAGCTGTGAAACTATGAAAAAATTATCTTgatgcctgtttccttatctatgaaagAGGAGTAATAACCTCATggagttgttttgaggattaaatgagttcatatataatatgtttatttaaagagTTCAGAGTAGTATCTAACACATAGTTAATGCGaaattttctattgtttatacTGTGTAGAGGTTGTAGTTATTGGCAGTGACAAAATCTAGGGTATGAGCATGTACTGTGAATGGCTAAAGTAGGGTGGGGGACAAAAACCATTGGTGAAAAGTGGTCCAAGGAACTGAAAGCTAAGCATTATTGGAAAGAtcatacaggggatccctgggtggctcagtggtttggcacctgcctttggcccggggcgcgatcttggagtcccgggatcgagtcccacgtcgggctcccggcatggagcctgcttctccctcctcttgtgtctctgcccccgcccatcataaataaataaataaataaatcttaaaaaaaaagtaaagatcatACATGTTGATACTGAGAgcaccaagaaaaaaaacatattttggtattgttggggcacctgcatggctcagctgAGTAAACttccaactattgatttcagctcaggtcttgatctcagggtcatgagttcaagcctgacattgagctccacattgggcatggagcctacattaacaaacaaagcaaaacaatatattttgagTATTGTTAAGTGTTGCTATTTTGTGACTGGTAGGATTATTACTGTTGTATATTAGTGGTGAGCTTGGTCATAATAGTTGAAACTGTTGATAGAAAAACTATTCCTTTTAAATGTAACGTAGAATAATTTTTttgctaaattttaaatttcacccAAATTGttaccacatatttttttttgcttatatttgtaGAACTTGTTTCGACAGCAACAAAAGATTTTTCAACAGTCTAGAATTGTTCAGAGCCAGAGACTGAAAACAGTTAGACAGCTATATGAGCAGTTCGTAAAGGTCTGTTGTTGTATTTGGTTATGTAATACATTGTATAATACATtgttatataacattatatttgaAAGCAGAAGATAGTATTTTTCTaagtttaagggaaaaaattatgtattttaaattctttccattttaagtgttaaatatatttttactttaggATTCTAATGCTTTGTGGAGattattcaaaaaaagaaatggtaaattgGGAATTTTACCTAAATATACATAATGTgcataaaattcttattttactaataagaatagtaatagtaatagttctgtcttaactgaaaataaaaagtccaTAAATCATTTCTAGGTAGTCTTTTACTTTGTATCTCCAGAATACAAAGTACTCAATTGAAAATgaggaatatttttcattttctaatatatatgtacGTTATGTCATATTTCTTGTTAGGATTACTGCAGTGACTAAAAATGGCTTTATATCCCATCTTACAAGAAATGGCTCAGATACATAATAGAACGAAAAATCCAGCTGATTAAAAACTTGTGCATCGAGAATTATCTGTTATGCATATTAACAAATTATGGTTTGTGGCATTGACCTCTTTCTTATTCATGCAGATATGTACTTTTTAGTAACTATTTGTAGTTCATTGGAATCCtgcacataccttttttttttatttttttggtgtcagGATTCTGTTAATCTTGtgcaaatgttaaaatgtcaccCTTTTAAAGTAATTGGGATGCTCTGAATGAACTAgtagtagttttttaaaaactttcctatGTAcatcaaagttatttttaaaagtgtttccaATCAGCTTGCTCTAATGCTCCCTACAAACCATTTAATCGGTGTGAAGATTGATAAAATACTAACAAAGATTTCTTTAACTCTTATCACTAAATGTTACCACGTAGGGTAGGAACTTTAGTATTACGTTTAACTCTTCCATCTCCCTTATTATTCATAGTAGGTCTTGTAGTTTTTACTCCTGCAGTGGTTCCTTCTTTTAATCCCCAGAACTACTCTCCTAATTTACAACCACATCATTCTTTGTTTATACTACTAAACCTCAActcatttctcttctccaaaCTACTCTTCATAGGTCTGTCATATCTTCCTAAAACAGTTCTTCCCTCCTGAAAAAGtcaatatttctcattttcaattcaattcttagATTTCAAGTCCCCTTCCATAATGTGATTCTTCTCTTTATGCTTCAGTTACTACATTTGTTAGGTAACTCCCACCCCACCAGATAATTGCCTTCTCTGAACTCATTCATTGTGTACTTCTATGCATTTATCTATGCTCTTGctctgaaatgtttttaattactttttcttttatattactCTTTTGCCAACTAAATTGGAATTAATCCCTATTTTCTACTACATAGCTATAACATGTTGCAATTCGTTCTATtaaattttggattattttgtATGTATCTCCTTAACTGGAATAAGGGAGTAATCATATATTActactttttaatttctccacaATACTTAATGTAGTACTTTTTATATAGTAGGAGTTAGGATCACTATTTGTTAGATGGATAATAAGATTTATATAACATGTTTTTCATAAATTGAAAGATGTAGATTACAGatcattttattccttctaaTGAATTCACATCACATTGACTTATTATAATAACATAATTACTTGATATTTAGAAAGCTTAttagaaatgttaattattatggcattccttttttgttctgttttgaccTTAGCAGCTCATTAACCCATTATTTTGAGCAAAGTATACTACTGTCATACCTCCTGTAATACTTGATCCATGTCTGatggttttcttcctttgtattttgGTTTCCActattagaatattttcatttggcATAAATAATTCACATTATTTGAATAGTAGAAAGTTCCTACTATTGAAAATTAATTCTATAAGTTTAGAATCTGAGATGAAAAGTGATGGTTTGTAACTGAACTAGCCTTTTGTGTTTTAGAATATGGAAGAGTTGGAGAAGAATCATGATAACCTACTTACTGGTGCgcaaaatgaacttaaaaaagaaatggctatgttgcaaaaaaaaattatgatggaGACTGTAAGTCGTTACATTTTAAGTTGGAAAAATGAGGAGTAATGCAagcattgaaatattttatttggtgaAATATGTATAACACTTatctaaaaattaaacaaatgtttaatatttcctttcatgTAACAGCAGCAGCAAGAGATGGCAAATGTTCGAAAGTCTCTTCAATCCATGTTATTCTGATGACTCTTTGAAGGA
This region of Vulpes lagopus strain Blue_001 chromosome 23, ASM1834538v1, whole genome shotgun sequence genomic DNA includes:
- the SYCP3 gene encoding synaptonemal complex protein 3, producing MVPSGRKHTRKSGKTSMEDQVIRAYEFEKEDKKDLSGSEEDVPEGKTPVIDKHGKKRTSAVFEDVGGEVQNMLERFGADINKALLAKRKRLELYTKASLKTSNQKIEHVWKTQQEQRQKLNQEYSQQFVTLFQQWEMDMQKIEEQEEKLANLFRQQQKIFQQSRIVQSQRLKTVRQLYEQFVKNMEELEKNHDNLLTGAQNELKKEMAMLQKKIMMETQQQEMANVRKSLQSMLF